The Hymenobacter oligotrophus genome segment GAGGCGCGTGCGCGAATCTTTGCTGAGCTTGTAGCCCGACATCAGAATGCAATAGCTCTGATCGGCACCCCGGCCCACGCGGCCGCGCAGCTGGTGCAGCTGCGAAAGCCCGAACCGCTCGGCCGATTCAATCACCATTACCGAAGCGTTGGGCACGTTTACGCCTACCTCGATAACAGTGGTAGCCACCATAATCTGGGTTTCGTTGCGCAGGAAGCGCTGCATTTCGTAGTCCTTGTCGGCGGCGCTCATGCGGCCGTGCACAATGCTCACCTTGTACTCCGGAAAAGCGCGGGTAATGCTTTCGTAGCCGTCAGTCAGGTCTTTGTACTCGGCCATGGTTTCGCTTTCCTCAATCAGCGGGTACACCACGTAGCACTGCCGACCCAGGCGAATTTGCTGGCGCATAAATTCGAACACCTTCAGGCGGTTCGAGTCGAAGCGGTGCACCGTAACGATGGGCTTGCGGCCGGCGGGCAGCTCGTCGATTACCGACACGTCCAGGTCGCCGTAGAGCGTCATGGCGAGCGTGCGAGGTATGGGAGTGGCCGTCATCACGAGCACGTGCGGAATTACGTGCGGGTTTTTCTGCCACAGCTTGGAGCGCTGCGCCACGCCAAAGCGGTGCTGCTCGTCCATAATCGTCAGCCCTAGGTTGCGGAACTGCACCACGTCTTCGAGCAGGGCGTGGGTGCCCACCAGCATGTGCAGCTCGCCCGAGCGCAACTGTTCGTGCAATACGCGCCGCTCCGAGGTGCGGGTGCTGCCTGTAAGCTTGCCAATCTTGATGCCGAGCATGTCGGCAAACTTCTTCAGGCCCTCGTAGTGCTGGTCGGCCAGGATTTCGGTAGGCGCCATCATGCACGACTGCGCACCGTTGTCGGCGGCAATCAGCATCGAGATAAACGCCACGATGGTTTTGCCCGAGCCCACGTCGCCCTGCAGTAGGCGGTTCATCTGCTTGCCGGCCGTGAAATCCTTGTAGATATCGTGAATTACCCGCTTCTGCGCCATCGTCAGATCGAAGGGCAGCACGTTCTTGTAGAAGTGCGTAAGCGTGGGCACCTTATCGAAGATTTGCCCGGCCAGCTCCACCTTTCGCTCGGTTTTCTGGCGCAGCAGCTTCAGCTGAATGTAAAACAGCTCCTCAAACTTCAGCCGGAAGCGGGCAGCCTGCAGCAAATCGGCACTTTGCGGAAAGTGAATTTGCTGCATGGCCTCGGCCTTGGGCATCAACGCGTAGCGCTGAATAAGCTCGCCCGAAAGCGTTTCGTGGAAGTGCGGCGCGGCCAGCTTCAGCAGCTGCGCCATCAGCTTGCCTATGCCCTTGGTATCGAGGTTGAAGTTGCGGAGCTTATCGGTGCTGGAGTACACCGGTTGCAAAAACGAGGCCCCGGGCTTCACTTCCGACACTTCCTCGAGCTCGGGGTGGGCTATCTGCGGCTTGCCATTGAACAACGTCGGCTTGCCGAAGACAATGTATTCCTGGTGGTTTTTCAGCCACTTCTCAAACCACTTCACGCCCTTAAACCACACCAGCTCTACCTCGCCGCTTGCATCTTGCGCTTTGGCCACGAGGCGCTGCTTGCGGCCTTCGCCCAGTAGCTCCTTGGTGCGCACGGTAGCCTTCACCTGCACCATGGGCAGGTCGTCGTGCAGGTCGCACACGTTGTAGAACTGCGTGCGGTCGAGGTAGCGGAAAGGGTAATGCTGCACCAAGTCGCCGTACGTGAACAAGTTCAGCTCTTTGGCCAGCACGTCGGCCCGCCGCGTATCCATACCGCGGAGCAGGGCAATTTTGGTGTTGAAGAAATTACTCATTGAGTCAATTATCAATGATGAGTGAACAATGAGCAATGGGTGGTCGTGATCCGAACCCATTGCTCATTGTTCACTCATCATTGTTCATTGATAATGCAGCGTATTGACGAGGTGTACGATGTCCTCTTTCACGTAGTCGATAACCGGGGCCAGCGAGTCGTTGGCTACGGCCGTGCGGAAATACAGCGCCCCCCGGAAGAAATGCTTGGTGGAGTCGGTGGTGTAGAACTGAAATTGGCTGGGCACTT includes the following:
- the recG gene encoding ATP-dependent DNA helicase RecG — translated: MSNFFNTKIALLRGMDTRRADVLAKELNLFTYGDLVQHYPFRYLDRTQFYNVCDLHDDLPMVQVKATVRTKELLGEGRKQRLVAKAQDASGEVELVWFKGVKWFEKWLKNHQEYIVFGKPTLFNGKPQIAHPELEEVSEVKPGASFLQPVYSSTDKLRNFNLDTKGIGKLMAQLLKLAAPHFHETLSGELIQRYALMPKAEAMQQIHFPQSADLLQAARFRLKFEELFYIQLKLLRQKTERKVELAGQIFDKVPTLTHFYKNVLPFDLTMAQKRVIHDIYKDFTAGKQMNRLLQGDVGSGKTIVAFISMLIAADNGAQSCMMAPTEILADQHYEGLKKFADMLGIKIGKLTGSTRTSERRVLHEQLRSGELHMLVGTHALLEDVVQFRNLGLTIMDEQHRFGVAQRSKLWQKNPHVIPHVLVMTATPIPRTLAMTLYGDLDVSVIDELPAGRKPIVTVHRFDSNRLKVFEFMRQQIRLGRQCYVVYPLIEESETMAEYKDLTDGYESITRAFPEYKVSIVHGRMSAADKDYEMQRFLRNETQIMVATTVIEVGVNVPNASVMVIESAERFGLSQLHQLRGRVGRGADQSYCILMSGYKLSKDSRTRLETMVRTNNGFEIADIDLKLRGPGDLMGTQQSGVLDLLVADLAKDGKILTESRAAAQELLNDDPNLAKAENQNIRRHIESLPATAVNWSRIS